One genomic region from Chrysemys picta bellii isolate R12L10 chromosome 18, ASM1138683v2, whole genome shotgun sequence encodes:
- the LOC135976528 gene encoding butyrophilin subfamily 1 member A1-like: protein MIEVYKIMSGVEKQLFARIRRDHHPLESHLSQSLLSLDDLQSNLEKEREILRSELENERGKSLAELGWSKVRKNAVNVILDPDTAHPSLVVSENGRSVKWRGLQQDVTDNPERFDSETCVLGLEGFTSGRHSWEVEIGGGRAWALGVAGESVRRKGCIRFAPEERIWAMDQCGSHYRACTSLLPLTWSPGKIGVYLEYEQGLVSFYQPGTEPPIFNFTSSFTGQLHPFFWVYSPITLCS from the exons atgatagaggtctataaaatcatgagtggtgtggagaaa CAGCTCTTTGCTCGTATTAGAAGAGACCATCACCCACTGGAATCTCacctctctcaatctcttctttctttagacGATCTGCAATCTaatctggagaaagagagag agATTCTGCGCTCTGAGCTGGAGAACGAGAGAG GGAAATCCCTGGCTGAACTTG GCTGGagtaaagtcagaaaaaatgcag tgAACGTGATTCTGGATCCGGATACGGCTCATCCCAGCCTCGTGGTCTCTGAGAATGGgcgatctgtgaaatggaggggCCTGCAGCAGGACGTGACTGACAACCCCGAGAGATTTGACAGTGAAACCTGCGTGCTGGGCTTGGAAgggttcacctcggggagacactcctgggaggtagagatcgggggtgggagggcctgggctctgggggtggcCGGAGAGTCTGTCAGGAGGAAGGGCTGTATCAGATTTGCTCCTGaggagaggatctgggccatggatCAGTGTGGGAGCCATTACCGGGCTTGcacttccctcctgcccctgacttggAGCCCCGGGAAGATCGGGGTGTATCTGGAATATGAGCAGGGCCTAGTGTCATTTTATCAGCCTGGTACTGAGCCCCCGATCTTCAATTTCACCTCCTCATTCACTGGGCAGCTCCACCCTTTCTTCTGGGTCTACTCCCCAATCACACTGTGTTCCTGA